CGGAGGTGGAGCAGCAGCCGCTGAACACGCGGACGCTGCTCGAGTTGACGCAGCAGCAGCGGCCCCCGGCGGCGGAGGAAATGATCGGCACCTACCTGGAGTCCGCGCGCCTGCTGGGCTGCCGAACGGCCGAGCTGCATCTGCTGCTGGCTGCAGCCTCAGACGACCCGGCGTTTGCGCCCGAGCCGTTCTCAGCGCTCTACCAGCGCTCGCTCTACCAGTCCATGCGCAACCTCTCGGGTCGCGCATTCCAGCTGCTGGATCGGCGGCAGGGCGCTGGGCCGGAGGCAGCGCGGGCGGAGGCGGCGCGGGTGCTCGAGCTGCGAGGCGAGGTGCTGCGGCGGTTCCGCCTGGTCGTGGGACGGACGATATCGGCGCTGCGCACGCGCACCCACGGGGACTACCACCTGGGGCAAATCCTATACACGGGCAAGGACTTCCAGGTGATCGACTTCGAGGGCGAACCGGCGCGGCCCCTGAGCGAGCGGCGGCTGAAGCGCTCGCCCCTGAGCGATGTGGCGGGGATGCTGCGCTCCTTCCACTACGCGGCCTACTCCGCGCTGCTGGACCGTGAAGCGCGAGGGCTGGTCCGCCCGGAGGACGCGGCGGCACTCGAGCCCTGGGCGCGCTTCTGGTACCGCTGGGTGGCGGCGACCTTCCTGCGCGCCTACCTCGTGCGCGCGGCCGAGCGCGGGTTCCTCCCCGGGTCGACCGAGGAGCTCCATACACTGCTGGACGCGCACCTGCTCGAGAAGGCGGTCTACGAGCTGGGGTACGAGCTCAACAACCGGCCCGCCTGGGTAGTGATCCCGATCCGGGGCATCCTGCAGCTCGTGCAGGGTTGAGGATCTTCGCCCTTATGCCGCATCGACAGCAGGTGGCTCGATGCCCCCGGGAAGCGGTGGCGTCTCCCGGCTGCGGCACATTACTCGCCCGCCCCCTGCGCCTCCTGGCCCAGCTCTACGGCGTCCAGACGGCGTATTACGACGTGAGCGGTCGCCGGAACACGGCCAGTCCCGAGGGCGCGCTGCGGGTGCTGGCGGCGCTGGGCGCGCCCGTCGCCGGACCCGGCGATGTGCGCGACGCGCTGCGCCAGCGGCTGGAGGAGCTGGCGCGGGCTGGTCCCGAACCGGTGACAGTGGTATGGGACGGGGCTCCGGGAACAGTGGAGTGGCGAAGCGGAGCGGCCGGGGGTTGTCGGGTGGCCTGCGAGCTGAGGCTAGAGGGAGGCGGTGTCCGCCGCTGGAGCGGAGAGCTGCAACCCGTGGCGCCGGCCTCTGGCATGCTGGCCGGCGCGCGAGCGGCGGACACGGCCAGACCTGCCGGGACCGGCTTCGAGGCGTACCGACTTTCCCTCCCTCCGCTGCCCTACGGCTATCACGTGCTCATGCAGGAGCGGGCGGGCGAGCACCGGGAAACGCTGGTGATCTCGGCGCCGCGGCGCGCGTGGACGGCGCAGCGCGGGCAGCGAGACTGGGGGGTGTTTTTGCCGCTCCACGCCCTGCACTCGCGACGGAGCTGGGGCGCCGGCGACCTGACGGATCTGGGCGCGCTGCTGGACTGGGTGGCCTCGCTGGGGGGAGGCGTCGTGGGCACGCTGCCGCTGCTCGCTTTCTTCCCCGAGCCGCTGTTCGATCCCAGCCCGTACGCGCCGGTGAGCCGTCTCTTCTGGAGCGAGCTGTTCCTGGATCCTGCGCGGGTGCCCGGGCTGGAGTCGTGCGCGGCCGCCCGGGAGCTGCTGGAGAGCCACGAGCTGGGACGCGAGATCGAAGCGCTGCGCCGCGCGCCGCTGGTGGAATACCAGAGGCTACTCCGCCTGAAGCGCCGGGTGCTGCAGGAGCTGGCCTGCCGCTTCTTCGGGAGCGACCGGAGCCACGACGTCGCCTTCCAGCGATTCCGTGAGCAGCGGCCGGAGATCGAGGACTACGCCCGCTTCCAGGCCGTCTGCGAGGCCCGCCGCTCGCCCTGGCCCGCCTGGCCTGAGCCGCTGCGCAGCGGCGTGGTGCAGGATGGCGACTACGACGCCGGCGCCGCGCGCTACCACATCTACGTGCAATGGTTGGCGCACCGGCAGCTCGAGGCGCTGGCGGACCGCGGCCGGGCGGGCGGCGCACGGTTGTATCTGGACCTGCCGCTGGGCGTACACCCGCACGGCTACGACGTGTGGCGGGAACGCCGTCTCTTCGCCGACGCCGTCTCCTGCGGCGCGCCGCCCGACGCGTTCTTCGTGCACGGCCAGGACTGGGGGGTTCCGCCTCTCGCTCCGGCAGGGCTGCGGAAGGACCGGTACCGCTACTTCATTGCCGGGCTGCGGAACCACCTGCGCTACGCCGGGATGCTGCGGATCGACCACGTCATGGGGCTGCACCGGCTGTTCTGGGTGCCGCACGGCCTCGAGGCCAGGGACGGCGTGTATGTCCGCTATCCGGCCGCCGAGCTGTACGGGATCCTCAGCCTCGAGTCGCACCGGCATGGAACGGGCATTGTGGGCGAGGACCTGGGCACTGTGCCGGCAGAGGTGCGGCGGGCCATGGCTCGGCACAACGTTTCCCGAACGTACGTCGCCCAGTTCGCCTTCTCACCCGAAGCTGCGCCCGTGCTGCAGCCGCCGCCGGCGCGGTCCATGGCCAGCCTGAACACGCACGACATGCCGACTTTTGCGGGATTCTGGGAGGAACGCGACCTGGCGGATCGTCAGGAGCTGGGATTGCTCGACGCCGCAGGGGCCGCAGCCGAGCGGACCGCCCGGCGGCGGCTGAAGTCTGCGCTGGTCAAGTTCCTGGCGCGGCAGGGGCTGCTCCCTGCGCCCGCAGTTGGCGCCGC
This sequence is a window from Gemmatimonadota bacterium. Protein-coding genes within it:
- the malQ gene encoding 4-alpha-glucanotransferase, whose amino-acid sequence is MPHRQQVARCPREAVASPGCGTLLARPLRLLAQLYGVQTAYYDVSGRRNTASPEGALRVLAALGAPVAGPGDVRDALRQRLEELARAGPEPVTVVWDGAPGTVEWRSGAAGGCRVACELRLEGGGVRRWSGELQPVAPASGMLAGARAADTARPAGTGFEAYRLSLPPLPYGYHVLMQERAGEHRETLVISAPRRAWTAQRGQRDWGVFLPLHALHSRRSWGAGDLTDLGALLDWVASLGGGVVGTLPLLAFFPEPLFDPSPYAPVSRLFWSELFLDPARVPGLESCAAARELLESHELGREIEALRRAPLVEYQRLLRLKRRVLQELACRFFGSDRSHDVAFQRFREQRPEIEDYARFQAVCEARRSPWPAWPEPLRSGVVQDGDYDAGAARYHIYVQWLAHRQLEALADRGRAGGARLYLDLPLGVHPHGYDVWRERRLFADAVSCGAPPDAFFVHGQDWGVPPLAPAGLRKDRYRYFIAGLRNHLRYAGMLRIDHVMGLHRLFWVPHGLEARDGVYVRYPAAELYGILSLESHRHGTGIVGEDLGTVPAEVRRAMARHNVSRTYVAQFAFSPEAAPVLQPPPARSMASLNTHDMPTFAGFWEERDLADRQELGLLDAAGAAAERTARRRLKSALVKFLARQGLLPAPAVGAAPGSRAVLHACLAYLARGPAQCVLVSLEDLWLEAWPQNVPGTWKERPNWRRKARYSLEAMQALPEVLEPLREVDRLRRGSEA
- a CDS encoding putative maltokinase — protein: ERPLLTVVDEWESLLRGAARARLEQVLPGYLAPRRWFAGKARRIRGASIQELLPVSLPSGHAYLCFLQVTYDEGAPETYLLPLAFAAGERAATLARLEATAVVARVRAGAAQEEGVLYDAVFEPAFASALLDAMWRRRRLKGTRGEVAGAMARTYGALWQETGDGAGPAAPGRAGLRPSLLKGEQSNSNVVYGDGLMLKLFRKLEPGVNPDLEVGRFLNRRGFPHTPAVVGYLEYRPQRGESMTVGVLKAYVPNEGDAWQYTLDSLGHAFEHALSWHAEVEQQPLNTRTLLELTQQQRPPAAEEMIGTYLESARLLGCRTAELHLLLAAASDDPAFAPEPFSALYQRSLYQSMRNLSGRAFQLLDRRQGAGPEAARAEAARVLELRGEVLRRFRLVVGRTISALRTRTHGDYHLGQILYTGKDFQVIDFEGEPARPLSERRLKRSPLSDVAGMLRSFHYAAYSALLDREARGLVRPEDAAALEPWARFWYRWVAATFLRAYLVRAAERGFLPGSTEELHTLLDAHLLEKAVYELGYELNNRPAWVVIPIRGILQLVQG